The Gracilimonas sp. genome includes a region encoding these proteins:
- a CDS encoding Calx-beta domain-containing protein: MKLKALIFVLIPLLFVSCDSLFDKGDVEGKFNGPAQIEFKPLQQEANQNSGSFDVAIQLIGEQRGSDLPVSFNVDGSSTAVAGTHYTLSSTSATIASGTSSTTVTVNLIDGNLNAGEEVTLILNLEDSGDVTAAPNLDQSTTFIFGS; encoded by the coding sequence ATGAAACTTAAAGCACTAATATTTGTACTTATACCGCTTTTGTTTGTAAGCTGCGACAGCCTCTTCGACAAAGGTGATGTAGAAGGAAAGTTCAATGGACCTGCTCAAATTGAGTTCAAGCCTCTTCAACAAGAAGCGAACCAAAACAGCGGTTCATTTGACGTAGCCATTCAGTTAATCGGTGAGCAAAGAGGTTCTGACCTTCCGGTTAGCTTTAATGTAGATGGTTCTTCAACTGCTGTTGCAGGAACGCACTACACGCTATCTTCCACCTCAGCAACTATTGCTTCAGGAACAAGCTCCACAACGGTTACAGTTAACCTGATTGATGGAAACCTGAATGCAGGTGAAGAAGTAACGTTAATTCTGAACCTGGAAGATTCCGGTGATGTAACAGCTGCTCCTAACCTGGATCAGTCCACTACCTTTATCTTTGGTTCTTAA
- a CDS encoding GWxTD domain-containing protein, producing MIQLYRITPFVLSLLILLVFQGCSNQYVDDIDRGSGYNYQPGLPELRLATSGQITESNTPKIIVSGNVVYGSLVYSQKDSVFEASILVEILIRSTSDESEPPKRREFIQTVRRADQSIINNQEVFRFEESFTVSPGTYEIQTMVTDQKSGKSTLRTSKTELPDPSDNISHITEIRILGKNTDSSQESFNQATTYDIPSKIDSLKFVFQVTNNKPDDPLDIESRLIKFKSDTTIARPMHFNNYSPSSIQYRGIEYDDYEVIQTSTRTLDQTGSVLIEFEFANLDRGNYRLEVTANEGEENELYKARDFGIKSPNYPSLKTAKELARPLAYLMEEKEYEKLMAIEDPEKMKKAIDRFWLSNIQNSNMARNVISLYYERVEEANKQFSNFKEGWKTDPGMIYILFGPPWYSDSFSDQMVWSYSYNQNDPEKTFLFNQSKLKSKYYPFYNYLLQRNGFYHQVQYQQINHWLNGSILTRNL from the coding sequence ATGATTCAATTATATAGAATTACCCCCTTTGTTCTTAGCCTACTTATACTTTTGGTTTTTCAGGGTTGCTCAAACCAATATGTTGATGATATTGACCGGGGGTCAGGGTATAACTATCAGCCGGGATTGCCTGAACTCAGATTGGCAACTTCCGGCCAGATTACTGAATCAAACACTCCCAAAATCATTGTTTCCGGAAATGTTGTGTATGGAAGCCTGGTCTATTCCCAAAAAGACAGCGTATTTGAAGCAAGCATCCTGGTAGAAATCCTGATCAGAAGTACCTCTGATGAAAGTGAACCTCCCAAAAGACGAGAATTTATTCAAACGGTAAGAAGAGCAGACCAAAGCATTATTAACAATCAGGAAGTTTTTCGGTTTGAAGAGTCATTCACAGTATCTCCCGGCACATACGAAATTCAAACCATGGTGACGGATCAAAAATCCGGCAAGAGTACCCTGCGAACCAGTAAAACTGAACTGCCAGATCCTTCTGATAATATTTCCCACATCACGGAAATCAGAATTTTGGGTAAAAATACGGATAGCTCACAGGAAAGCTTTAATCAGGCCACCACCTATGATATTCCCTCAAAGATCGATTCTTTGAAATTCGTATTTCAGGTTACCAACAACAAACCCGATGACCCTCTGGATATAGAATCACGGCTTATTAAGTTTAAATCGGACACGACCATTGCCCGCCCTATGCACTTTAATAATTATTCGCCCTCCAGCATTCAGTACCGTGGTATCGAGTATGATGATTATGAAGTCATTCAAACCTCAACCCGTACGCTTGACCAAACCGGAAGCGTTTTAATCGAATTTGAATTTGCAAATCTTGACCGGGGAAATTACAGACTTGAGGTTACTGCCAATGAAGGGGAAGAGAATGAACTTTATAAGGCCAGAGATTTCGGTATCAAGAGCCCCAACTACCCTTCTTTGAAAACGGCCAAAGAGCTGGCTCGACCTCTTGCTTATTTAATGGAGGAGAAAGAGTATGAAAAACTAATGGCGATCGAAGATCCGGAAAAAATGAAAAAAGCTATCGATCGGTTTTGGCTCTCCAATATTCAGAACTCAAATATGGCACGGAATGTCATCTCTCTGTATTACGAACGCGTAGAGGAGGCCAACAAGCAATTTTCTAATTTTAAGGAAGGCTGGAAAACAGACCCGGGGATGATCTACATTTTATTTGGTCCACCCTGGTATAGCGACAGTTTTTCAGATCAAATGGTTTGGTCTTATTCCTACAACCAAAACGATCCGGAAAAAACTTTTCTTTTTAATCAGTCCAAACTGAAGTCAAAGTATTATCCTTTCTATAACTACCTGCTTCAACGCAATGGCTTTTACCATCAGGTACAATATCAGCAGATAAACCATTGGCTGAATGGAAGTATTTTGACCAGGAACTTATAG
- a CDS encoding SusC/RagA family TonB-linked outer membrane protein, which translates to MLKKLLFSTIMSMVFMSAAFAQSTTITGTVTDAETGDPLPQVAIYIVDLATGAATNIDGEYSISGVEYGTYTFRVSSVGYITLEQEMTVNANNNTFDFELAQDLQLLEDVVVTAFGVSREQKSIGYSVQDVDAEQLAQVDQNSVVGALGGKVAGVQVVGSPTMGGSERIRIRGVNGLSDGQPLFVVDGTPVDNSSFLVSGGGSARGRDLGNLASDIDLSSVQNVSVLKGAAASALYGNRAANGVILITTKNGQMGSDQPVRIDFSNSTHFENVYILPDYQNQYGGGYTQDFLQYTDPADGQTYNGLNYAADESWGPRMDGTMYRPWWSWFDHDFDGDGQSDYGTEIPMEANPDNVRNFYETGVRISNKLSISGGSSNAAYRAGVNHTNQTGVYPNSDLDKTAINFNGSLNHNNKLTSSIAFNYVNTQGKGRPATGYSAAQGNPAQSMNQWFQRQLRMDYLKQYEQDNGTKMSWNIRSNTNTRPLYWDSPYFSVYENVQQDDRDRVYGNYNLSYNVNENIELLGKLHLDQYSFTVEDRIGSGGLEEDWYYIAQRSRREVNYELGARFNQDFEDISVSGYLGSNILTQDYSSVIQQTVGGLSTPNFFNIDASVNRPDVTSYKEQKEVRSLFGTATLGFRDFIYVEGSLRNDWSSALPEDNNSYLYYGLSGSLIFTEFDLFDNQDILSFGKLRASIAQVGSDLDPYRILQTFNSATPYGSQPTQSIPNVLSNPDLKPAISSDYEFGVDLRFFNGRLRTDVNYYNSVREDEIIQLDAPGSSGYNATLVNAGEFETTGWEVAVGTTPIESRDLSVDMTVNWSASTSRVVKLAEGIDTRLLESAFFGLQLYAEEGKEWGRAITSGGYGGTLRHENGKPIVNASGTAYELETNKDLGNILPDWNGGFDLDVNYKNFSLGAFVQFQKGGKFYSISRMFGAYSGLTQETVGNNNLGNPVRDPVLDANGNEVVSVPVGSANSASGGMLLEGVDSNGNEVAYLVDAPTYWLNKFFNKEEWLEDASYIKLREVSLTYNIPVSTIERLPLSRASVSLVAMNPLLIYSSVTGVDPSAIQNNANGFGFWEGGTIPGTRSFGFNINVGF; encoded by the coding sequence ATGTTGAAAAAGCTACTTTTCAGTACGATTATGTCCATGGTTTTTATGTCGGCAGCCTTTGCGCAATCGACAACCATAACCGGGACAGTAACTGATGCAGAAACTGGCGATCCTCTTCCACAGGTTGCAATATACATTGTGGATTTGGCTACTGGTGCTGCTACTAATATTGATGGCGAATATTCAATAAGTGGTGTTGAATACGGAACCTACACATTTCGTGTGAGTTCGGTAGGTTACATCACCCTTGAACAGGAAATGACCGTCAATGCAAACAATAACACATTCGATTTTGAACTGGCGCAAGATCTTCAGCTACTTGAAGATGTGGTAGTAACTGCTTTTGGTGTGAGCCGTGAGCAGAAATCTATCGGTTATTCCGTTCAGGACGTTGACGCCGAACAACTTGCACAAGTTGACCAAAATAGCGTTGTTGGCGCTCTTGGCGGTAAAGTTGCCGGTGTTCAGGTTGTAGGAAGCCCGACTATGGGTGGATCTGAGCGTATCCGAATCCGTGGTGTTAACGGACTATCTGATGGCCAGCCACTATTCGTAGTAGATGGTACACCCGTTGATAACAGCTCATTCTTAGTATCAGGTGGTGGGTCTGCCCGAGGTCGTGACCTTGGTAACCTTGCATCCGATATTGACCTGAGCAGTGTTCAGAACGTTTCGGTACTTAAAGGTGCTGCGGCATCTGCACTGTACGGAAACCGTGCCGCTAATGGTGTAATTCTTATTACCACCAAAAACGGACAAATGGGCTCTGACCAACCGGTACGCATTGACTTTTCAAACAGTACACATTTTGAAAACGTGTACATCCTGCCTGATTACCAAAACCAGTACGGTGGTGGATATACGCAGGACTTCTTGCAGTACACGGATCCGGCGGATGGCCAAACCTATAATGGTTTGAACTATGCAGCCGATGAGAGCTGGGGTCCAAGAATGGATGGTACTATGTATCGCCCATGGTGGTCTTGGTTTGATCATGACTTTGACGGAGACGGACAAAGCGATTATGGAACAGAAATTCCTATGGAAGCCAACCCGGATAATGTTCGTAACTTCTACGAAACCGGTGTTCGTATTTCGAACAAGCTTTCCATCTCCGGTGGTTCAAGCAATGCAGCGTATCGTGCAGGCGTGAATCACACTAATCAAACCGGTGTGTATCCGAATTCCGATCTTGATAAAACAGCTATTAACTTCAATGGATCATTGAATCACAATAACAAGCTGACTTCAAGTATCGCATTCAACTATGTGAACACACAAGGTAAAGGCCGACCTGCAACCGGATATTCAGCTGCTCAGGGTAACCCTGCTCAGTCTATGAATCAGTGGTTCCAGCGACAGCTGCGAATGGATTACCTGAAGCAGTACGAGCAGGATAACGGTACTAAGATGTCCTGGAATATTCGATCTAATACGAATACTCGTCCGCTTTATTGGGATAGCCCATATTTCTCTGTTTATGAAAACGTACAGCAGGATGACCGGGATCGTGTATATGGAAACTACAATCTTTCCTATAACGTGAATGAGAACATTGAACTGCTTGGTAAATTACACCTTGACCAGTATTCATTCACTGTAGAAGATCGTATTGGAAGTGGAGGTCTTGAAGAAGACTGGTACTACATTGCTCAGCGTTCTCGCCGAGAAGTGAACTATGAGCTTGGTGCTCGCTTCAACCAGGACTTTGAAGATATTTCTGTTTCCGGTTATTTAGGAAGTAATATTCTTACGCAGGACTACAGCTCTGTAATCCAGCAAACTGTTGGTGGTCTTTCCACTCCAAACTTCTTTAACATTGATGCTTCGGTTAACCGACCGGATGTAACCAGCTATAAAGAGCAGAAAGAAGTTCGCAGTTTATTTGGTACAGCTACACTTGGTTTCAGAGACTTTATTTATGTTGAAGGTTCTCTGAGAAATGACTGGTCTTCTGCACTGCCTGAAGACAATAACTCATATCTGTACTATGGACTTTCAGGAAGTTTAATCTTCACTGAATTTGATCTGTTCGACAATCAGGATATCCTGAGCTTTGGTAAGCTGAGAGCTTCTATTGCACAGGTAGGTAGTGATCTGGATCCTTACCGAATCCTGCAGACATTCAATAGTGCTACTCCATACGGAAGTCAGCCTACACAGTCTATCCCGAATGTGCTTTCTAACCCTGACTTGAAGCCGGCGATTTCTTCCGACTACGAGTTTGGTGTTGACTTGCGCTTCTTTAACGGGAGACTGCGCACAGACGTTAACTATTACAACTCTGTACGTGAAGATGAAATCATTCAGCTGGATGCACCCGGATCAAGTGGATATAACGCCACCTTGGTTAACGCCGGTGAATTTGAAACTACCGGTTGGGAAGTTGCTGTTGGAACCACTCCAATTGAGTCCAGAGATCTGTCTGTTGATATGACCGTTAACTGGTCAGCAAGTACATCCCGTGTTGTTAAACTTGCTGAAGGTATTGATACCCGACTGCTTGAAAGTGCATTCTTCGGTCTTCAGTTATATGCTGAAGAAGGCAAAGAGTGGGGTAGAGCCATTACTTCCGGTGGATACGGTGGAACACTCCGTCATGAGAACGGTAAGCCAATCGTTAATGCTTCCGGAACTGCTTATGAGCTGGAAACCAACAAAGACTTAGGAAATATTCTTCCTGATTGGAATGGTGGTTTCGACCTTGATGTAAACTACAAGAACTTCTCATTAGGAGCTTTTGTACAATTCCAGAAAGGCGGAAAATTCTATTCTATCTCAAGAATGTTCGGTGCTTACTCCGGTCTGACCCAGGAAACTGTTGGAAACAACAATTTGGGTAACCCTGTACGTGATCCGGTTCTTGACGCTAATGGAAATGAAGTGGTTTCCGTACCTGTAGGAAGTGCAAACTCTGCTTCAGGTGGTATGCTTCTGGAAGGAGTTGACTCCAATGGTAATGAGGTTGCTTATCTTGTAGATGCGCCAACTTACTGGCTGAACAAGTTCTTCAACAAAGAAGAATGGCTGGAAGATGCAAGCTACATTAAGCTTAGAGAAGTATCTCTAACGTACAACATTCCTGTTAGTACCATTGAGCGACTGCCTCTGTCTCGTGCAAGCGTTTCGCTTGTAGCTATGAATCCATTATTAATCTATTCAAGCGTTACCGGTGTTGATCCGTCAGCTATCCAGAACAACGCAAATGGATTTGGATTCTGGGAAGGTGGAACCATACCGGGAACACGCTCCTTCGGATTTAATATCAACGTAGGATTTTAA
- a CDS encoding SusD/RagB family nutrient-binding outer membrane lipoprotein yields the protein MKAVKSIVLVTLVTVLFASCDDFGNINTDPNNPSQVRTELLLTNAQKSMDSKVGAVMGTLWVQYIGETQYTDDQEYRNVNADFNGWYTGPLQDLQTIIDLNSNPETAGSVLSGGSNANQIAVARILKAYFYMMITDRWGMVPYSEALQGRENLQPAYDAQDAIYSDLIAELKAAAEQIDPNSAAVVGDIIFEGDMDQWAAFANSLRARAALRLSEANASLGSTEFADAVSDGIIQEDVMYPYLSNADNENPWYSRFRTRTDYAIHKTIADTMKSLNDYRILVYANPAPDEDNGDSEVTFDEIEGIPFLQNAGNLPNSAISFPGSAIGAGGPGVGQQDAPLPIITVAEMEFAQAEAVERGWITGVAADHYNAGIEASWNQWGVFDQANFNAYLANPEVAYSSTTWEEQIGYQKWLALFPNGYEAWSEWRRLGYPDLEPNEWGVLNQIPVRFTYPTSEATNNTENYNAAVDAQGPDSPLTNVWWDQ from the coding sequence ATGAAAGCCGTAAAAAGCATAGTTCTTGTTACATTAGTGACCGTTCTATTTGCGAGCTGTGATGATTTTGGAAACATTAATACGGATCCAAACAACCCATCACAGGTAAGAACTGAGTTATTGCTTACGAATGCTCAGAAAAGCATGGATAGTAAGGTTGGCGCCGTAATGGGAACTCTTTGGGTGCAGTATATTGGGGAAACTCAGTACACTGACGACCAGGAGTACCGTAACGTGAACGCCGACTTTAACGGATGGTACACAGGTCCACTACAGGATCTGCAGACCATTATTGATCTGAATTCTAACCCGGAAACAGCCGGTAGCGTACTTTCAGGTGGTAGCAATGCCAACCAGATCGCTGTAGCTCGTATTCTGAAGGCCTATTTCTACATGATGATCACTGATCGTTGGGGAATGGTTCCTTACTCTGAAGCACTTCAGGGTAGAGAAAACCTTCAGCCTGCTTACGATGCACAGGACGCTATCTACTCTGATCTTATTGCAGAGTTGAAAGCAGCGGCTGAGCAGATTGATCCGAATTCCGCAGCTGTTGTGGGAGATATCATCTTTGAAGGTGATATGGATCAGTGGGCAGCTTTTGCAAACAGCCTTCGTGCACGTGCTGCACTGCGCCTGTCTGAAGCAAATGCTTCTTTAGGCTCTACAGAATTCGCAGATGCCGTTAGTGATGGCATTATTCAGGAAGATGTTATGTATCCGTATTTATCCAATGCGGATAACGAAAACCCATGGTACAGTCGGTTCCGTACTCGAACTGACTATGCTATCCATAAAACGATAGCGGATACCATGAAATCCCTGAATGACTACCGAATCCTGGTATATGCAAACCCTGCTCCGGATGAAGACAACGGAGACAGTGAAGTGACCTTTGATGAAATTGAAGGAATACCTTTCTTGCAGAATGCTGGTAACCTTCCGAACTCGGCGATTTCATTCCCGGGATCGGCCATAGGAGCCGGTGGACCCGGAGTTGGGCAGCAGGACGCTCCACTTCCAATTATCACCGTAGCTGAAATGGAGTTTGCGCAAGCAGAAGCCGTTGAGCGTGGTTGGATTACCGGAGTAGCTGCAGATCATTACAATGCAGGTATCGAAGCTTCCTGGAATCAATGGGGCGTATTCGATCAAGCTAATTTCAATGCTTATCTTGCAAATCCTGAAGTTGCTTACAGTTCTACAACTTGGGAAGAGCAGATTGGCTACCAGAAATGGCTGGCATTGTTTCCAAACGGCTACGAAGCATGGTCTGAATGGAGACGCTTAGGTTATCCTGATTTAGAGCCAAACGAGTGGGGGGTATTGAATCAAATACCTGTACGTTTTACGTACCCAACTTCTGAGGCGACTAACAATACGGAGAACTACAACGCTGCTGTTGATGCTCAGGGACCTGATTCACCACTTACTAACGTATGGTGGGATCAATAA
- a CDS encoding GWxTD domain-containing protein, which produces MKLLPRDFFYSLSLIGLLLLISGCNSSYIEDVKRGSDYAYQPGHPELRTEIAGVISSSQQLKLLVSGSIPKNSLVFKKDEDNLQAKVSIEIEIRNTDQNKAESFNYPIKLDRSLSTSGFEDDIYLFNKEFNVSPGNYAVTVAATDQATGKTTIRSDEVNLPDLEEEVTNITNIRIFAKAEELNNNFFPVTTYDVSLAADSLKFEFQLFNSTSDPVTLQARLIKFRSDSSYSSPMSFVNRSSSSIKYKGIDYRDFEVIQSTQRQLSQPGNVTIEFAFENLPRGNYRFEVSPNLNDKETLYKARDFSIKSNNYPSVKSAEELAAPLIYLMPDKEYEELMAIENSDSLKAAIDRFWLSNIQNSALARNIISLYYQRVEEANKLFSNFKEGWKTDMGMVYILLGPPLYQNRSLNEIQWSYNYNASLPEYTFYFKRSKSKSDFYPFDHYILQRDNTYFQIEYRVKQLWLSGSIINSNI; this is translated from the coding sequence ATGAAATTACTACCCAGAGATTTTTTTTACTCCCTTTCCCTCATAGGTTTACTACTTCTGATTTCAGGTTGTAACAGTTCTTATATAGAAGATGTTAAACGAGGGTCTGATTATGCATACCAACCCGGCCACCCTGAATTGAGAACTGAAATAGCCGGAGTAATCAGTTCCAGTCAACAACTTAAATTATTGGTTTCAGGAAGTATCCCCAAAAACAGCCTGGTATTCAAAAAAGACGAAGACAACTTACAGGCTAAAGTGAGCATTGAAATTGAGATTAGAAACACAGACCAAAATAAGGCTGAGTCTTTTAACTACCCCATCAAATTGGATCGATCCTTATCAACCAGCGGTTTTGAAGACGACATTTACCTGTTTAACAAAGAGTTTAATGTATCCCCGGGCAATTACGCCGTAACCGTAGCAGCTACTGATCAGGCCACCGGTAAAACCACCATAAGAAGTGATGAAGTAAACCTGCCGGATTTAGAAGAAGAAGTAACGAATATTACCAATATCCGGATTTTTGCTAAAGCGGAAGAGCTCAATAATAACTTTTTCCCGGTTACGACTTACGATGTAAGCCTTGCCGCCGACAGCCTTAAATTTGAATTTCAGTTATTCAATTCCACCTCCGATCCTGTTACTCTACAGGCCCGGTTAATTAAATTCCGCTCAGACAGTTCCTACTCCTCCCCCATGAGCTTTGTGAACAGATCTTCTTCGAGCATTAAATATAAAGGCATTGACTATCGTGACTTCGAAGTTATACAAAGCACTCAACGCCAGCTTAGCCAGCCCGGCAATGTGACTATTGAGTTTGCTTTTGAGAATCTTCCAAGGGGCAATTATCGGTTTGAAGTAAGCCCAAACCTAAACGATAAGGAAACCCTGTACAAAGCCCGGGACTTCTCCATTAAAAGTAACAACTATCCATCCGTTAAATCGGCAGAAGAACTTGCTGCTCCACTCATCTACCTGATGCCGGACAAGGAGTACGAAGAACTGATGGCCATCGAAAACTCCGACTCTTTGAAGGCAGCAATCGACCGATTCTGGCTAAGTAATATTCAGAATTCAGCCCTCGCCAGAAATATAATCTCTCTTTACTATCAGCGAGTGGAAGAGGCTAACAAGCTTTTTTCTAATTTTAAAGAAGGCTGGAAAACAGATATGGGTATGGTTTATATCCTACTTGGCCCACCGCTTTACCAGAATCGAAGCTTAAATGAGATTCAGTGGTCTTACAACTATAATGCGAGCTTACCGGAATACACGTTTTATTTCAAACGGAGCAAATCAAAATCCGATTTCTATCCTTTCGACCACTACATACTTCAACGAGATAACACCTATTTTCAAATAGAGTACAGAGTAAAACAACTCTGGTTGTCAGGTAGTATTATCAACTCAAATATTTGA
- the pyk gene encoding pyruvate kinase — translation MISARRRTKIVCTIGPSCNTLNKIEELLLHGMNVARVNFSHGTHEDHAKVIKHIRKTAKKYEYSVPVLMDLQGPKIRVGQMKNGGVELETGSIVKITGEDVTGDSSVIPIDYKNLLHEAEVGNSILLDDGLLEFKVIEKKPDSLQAKVVIGGELKSRKGVNLPNVRISIPSLTEKDLKDLEFGIKQDVDLIALSFVRSAKDVRDIISRVRAAGSQAAIIAKIEKPEALDVIDEIIEEADGIMVARGDLGIEIPTEQVPIVQKMIIEKCRMAGKPVITATQMLDSMINNPRPTRAESSDVANAVLDGTDAVMLSGETAAGKYPMEAVNVMDRICRSVEEKRPQIYNSLGYRKPEWKEKQIIESLAYSCVTIADNVEAKAISTITHSGNTARRIAKFRPKVPIVAFTESKKVRRQLNLVWGVYSVRLDELFDTDRSVRMMENYLHENGMVKNGDRVIVATGMPIAKRGRTNMIKVSTIE, via the coding sequence ATGATATCTGCAAGGCGCCGAACAAAAATTGTATGTACTATTGGCCCCAGCTGTAATACTCTTAACAAGATAGAAGAACTTTTATTACACGGTATGAACGTCGCCCGGGTGAATTTTTCACACGGCACCCATGAAGATCATGCCAAAGTGATTAAACATATCCGGAAAACAGCTAAGAAATATGAATACAGCGTTCCGGTTTTAATGGATTTGCAAGGCCCGAAAATCAGAGTCGGCCAGATGAAAAATGGTGGGGTTGAATTGGAAACCGGCTCTATCGTGAAAATTACCGGAGAAGATGTAACCGGAGACAGTTCCGTAATCCCCATCGATTATAAAAACCTGCTGCACGAAGCCGAAGTCGGTAATTCCATTCTTCTTGATGACGGCCTGCTTGAATTTAAGGTGATCGAGAAAAAGCCGGATTCCCTGCAGGCAAAGGTGGTAATTGGTGGCGAGCTGAAATCCCGAAAAGGTGTAAACCTACCGAATGTGAGGATTTCAATCCCGTCCTTAACAGAAAAAGACCTTAAGGACCTGGAATTCGGGATTAAGCAGGATGTGGACCTGATCGCCCTTTCGTTTGTTAGATCAGCGAAAGATGTGCGGGATATAATTTCCCGAGTGAGAGCTGCGGGAAGCCAGGCAGCTATTATTGCAAAAATTGAAAAACCGGAAGCTCTGGATGTAATCGATGAGATTATTGAGGAAGCAGATGGCATCATGGTAGCCCGTGGCGACTTGGGAATCGAGATACCTACAGAGCAGGTTCCCATCGTTCAGAAAATGATTATCGAGAAATGCCGGATGGCCGGTAAGCCGGTAATTACGGCTACACAAATGCTGGATTCAATGATCAATAATCCACGCCCAACTCGTGCTGAGAGTTCAGATGTTGCCAATGCGGTACTGGATGGAACCGACGCCGTAATGCTTTCCGGAGAAACAGCAGCCGGTAAATACCCGATGGAAGCTGTGAATGTGATGGACCGAATTTGCCGCTCGGTGGAGGAGAAGCGTCCGCAAATATATAATAGCCTGGGCTATCGAAAACCGGAATGGAAAGAAAAACAGATTATAGAATCTTTGGCTTATTCCTGTGTTACCATTGCTGACAATGTAGAGGCCAAGGCTATTAGTACTATTACCCATTCAGGGAATACGGCACGGAGAATAGCCAAGTTCCGTCCCAAAGTACCCATTGTAGCTTTTACCGAGAGTAAAAAGGTGCGCAGGCAACTCAACCTTGTTTGGGGAGTTTACTCAGTACGCCTGGACGAACTTTTTGATACCGACAGAAGCGTTCGGATGATGGAAAATTACCTCCACGAAAATGGAATGGTTAAAAATGGTGACCGGGTGATTGTAGCTACTGGCATGCCTATTGCCAAACGTGGCCGCACGAATATGATCAAAGTAAGTACGATTGAATAA